DNA sequence from the Solirubrobacterales bacterium genome:
CGTCGCAGCGGCAAGTCGCTTCAGGAATATTTGCGCGGGATGCTGATTGAGACAACCTCGCGGCCGGCGCTGGATGATGTGATCGCCCGGGCCCGCACCCGGGTTGAGGCGACCGGCTCAAGGGTGGGCGGGGAGGCGATCCTCGCCGCACGCGACGCCGATCGCCGATGAAGCCGGTCGTGGTCTGCGACTCATCGGCCATCGTCGCGATGCTGATCGACGCCGGCCCCGATGGGCGCTAGGTATACACGCCGCCAGCGCTAAGCCCCATATGCGTTTTGCAGCAAGATACCTCGGAGGATCTGAAGCATGAGAAGGTAGCAACCCTCCACTCTTGGTCCACTGCCATCTGGCTGGGGAATGTCGCAGGTGGCATCTTGCTGTCCCTGGGCAGGTTGTTGCCTGCAACTGGCAATGGTAAAATGCGTGGTATGAGAACAACCATTGATCGAGCTGGTCGGATCGTGATCCCCAAGCGGGTGCGTTCAGCGCTCCAGCTGAGCGGTGGGGAGGAAGTCAGGGTTGAGTTGGTGGGAGAGCGGATCGAGTTGACGCCGGCACCTCGACCGACCGGACTCAAGAAGAACGCTCTCGGGATCCTGACTTCCGATCTCGATCTGCCCGAGCACGGGCCGGATGAAGTCCGCCATGCACTCGAGCGATCTCGGCGGTGAATGCCCCCGACAGCTCGGTTCTGATCGCCGGGTTCGTTCCCAGCCACAGGTATCACCCGGAAGCGATATCGGCGCTTGCCGAGGTGAAGAAGGATGGGAACCTGATCGCTCACACCATCGCCGAGAGTTACTCGGTCCTCAGCTCACCGGGTGGCAGCTACCGGGCAGAGCCCGGGGCAGTGGTCATGTACCTCGAACAGTTCATCGGCGATCAGCCGGTCGGGATGCCGCCATCCACGTACCCGGAGGCAGTACGGCTGCTGACGGAGACGAATCGCGCCGGCGGCATGGTCTACGACGCGCTGATCGGCCTTGCTGCCCGTGATGCGGGGCTGGCCCTGCTCAGTCTCGATGCCCGCGCCCGACCGATCTACGAGCTCTGCGGCGCCGAGTTCCGGATCCTCGCCGACCTTGGAACTTGAGCGGTTCGGTTGGCCTGTGGGCAGAGCCCACCCGTGCACGACTTGAATCCCCCAGGGCCATTTGGGCACATTTCGGGCCACCAGCCCGTGCTCGGGACTGATCTACGATAATCGGGTTTGTGACCAGGCAGCCTGAAAAAGAGACCTCCCGCTTTCGTGACCAGCCCGATCCCCGGTTCTGGCGGATGAACCGTTCGATCGATTTCGACCGGCATCTCGCGCCGTACGACGTGGCGCAGTCCCGCGCCCACGCGAAGGCCCTCAACCGGATCGGTGTGATCGGTGACGAGGAGCTCCCGACCCTGGACCGCGGCCTTGCGACGATCGCCGACGAGCTGTCCAGCGGCAGTTTCGCCTTCATCGAGGCCGACGAGGACATCCACATGGCGGTCGAACGTCGGCTCGGTGACCTGATCGGCCCGCTGGCCGGCAAGCTCCACACCGGCCGGTCCCGCAACGACCAGGTGGCGACCGATCTGGCTATGGCGGTTATGGATCGCTCCGAAGCGGCCTGCCGGAAGATCGCCGAGGCGATGGGGGAGCTGCTGCGGCTGGCGAAGGAGCATGCCGACTGGCCGATGCCCGGTTACACCCATCTGCAGCGGGCCCAACCGGTCTATCTCGGCCACCATCTGCTCGCCTGGTTCTGGATGCTGTCCCGCGACCTGGACCGCTTCGCCCGGGCGAGGGATGCCGCCGCGGTGATGCCGCTCGGCACCGGGGCGATGGCCGGGGTGAACTGGCAGATCGACCGCAGTCAGGTTGCCGCCGATCTCGGTTTCGACTCGGTCACGGTCAACTCGCTCGATTCCACCTCTAATCGG
Encoded proteins:
- a CDS encoding AbrB/MazE/SpoVT family DNA-binding domain-containing protein, whose product is MRTTIDRAGRIVIPKRVRSALQLSGGEEVRVELVGERIELTPAPRPTGLKKNALGILTSDLDLPEHGPDEVRHALERSRR
- the argH gene encoding argininosuccinate lyase, which gives rise to MTRQPEKETSRFRDQPDPRFWRMNRSIDFDRHLAPYDVAQSRAHAKALNRIGVIGDEELPTLDRGLATIADELSSGSFAFIEADEDIHMAVERRLGDLIGPLAGKLHTGRSRNDQVATDLAMAVMDRSEAACRKIAEAMGELLRLAKEHADWPMPGYTHLQRAQPVYLGHHLLAWFWMLSRDLDRFARARDAAAVMPLGTGAMAGVNWQIDRSQVAADLGFDSVTVNSLDSTSNRDFVLDYLSAASIAATHLSRIGSELVIWSSTEFSFCRIAEPFTSGSSIMPQKQNPDSAELLRAKAPRVIGDFTTLLGVMHALPLTYGKDMQEDKEPFFDAADTIEGILDMTAGICEGISFSRERLLEASRDEMLAATEIADLLVRRGVPFREAHGVVGDLVRQCVAENRRLSELTREEIASRSPELDEEYYEVLEHGSWLESKVSEGGTSSVSLDRQIKLAESRLDVI